In Anaerolineae bacterium, the DNA window AAAAGGTGAAGAAAGAGCTCCCGGATTTAGTGGTGCTGGATGTTATGCTGCCGGACCTTGATGGGTTTGAAGTCCTTGAATACCTGAGGGAATTTTCCCAGGTTCCGGTGATAATGCTCACCGTGAGAAAAGATGAAGAAGATAAAATTCGAGGCCTTGAATTGGGCGCTGATGATTACGTCACCAAACCTTTCAGTCCCAGGGAGCTTGTAAGCCGAATAAAGGCAGTCCTTAGAAGAGTATCGGCTATGGTTCCAGCTAGCGAGGTAGTTAAAGTGGATGATGACCTGAGTATAGATTTCCGCAACCGTGAAGTCATAGTCAGGGGGCAAAAGGTCAAACTCCGCCCCACCGAATACCGCCTGCTCTACCACCTGGTAAACAATGCAGGTTGGGTAATGCCCCACGAGATGCTTCTTTCAAAAGTTTGGGGCAGGGAGTACCGGGACGATGTGAACCTTTTGAGGCTCTACATTAATTATTTGCGCCAGAAAATAGAGCCCGACCCCTCCAATCCTCGCTACATCCTTACGGAAAAGGGGGTAGGTTACAAGTTTATAGATTTCAAGCGGAGAGAATACAATGCTTAGAAAAATTCTTGAGGAAATAGCGTCGGGAAAGGCTATAAGCCTCAGAGAATTAGCCAATCACCTTGGCCTTGAAGAAAAAATTGTGAAGGCTATGCTGGAAGATTTGGAATTGAGAGGCTACCTCTCCTCCCGTTCCCCCGAGTGTTCTTTCCACTGCGAAGGCTGCACCTTGAGGGAAACATGCGGAGTGGCCGGGATTGATAGAATCTGGTTCTTAACGGAGAAAGGAAGGAAAACCATCAAGGAGGAAAAGCATGGTTGAATGGAAAGAAAGGCTGGAAAGCCTTCGGTTAAAAACCCTTAAAGACCTCTTTGGGGTGGAGAAACCCATTATTGGTATGGTGCACCTCTGGCCTTTGCCTGGATCCCCTGGTTATACCGGCTACGGTATGGATTTGATCATTGAAAAGGCCCTTGAAGATGCTCATGCCCTGGTGGAGGGCGGGGTGGATGGCCTCATCGTAGAAAACATGTGGGATCTGCCTTACTTTGTGGGGAGCGAAATCCCACCCGAAGAGATGACCGCCCATGCTGTAGCTGCCCGCAAGGTAGTAGAGGCAGTAAAGGTACCGGTGGGGATAAATGTAGTGCACAACGGCGGAGTGGTAACTCTGGCCATTGCTGTAGCTTCCGGGGCCAGATTCATAAGGGTTTGCCTTTTAACTGGAGCCAGGGTTTGGGATACCGGAGAATTCGACCGCGGTTGTGCTGCCAGGCTCCTGCGCAAACGGAAAGAGCTGGGAGCAGAGCATATAAAAATTTTTGCCGATGTAGATAAAAAACATTCCGTCCCATTTCCCGGCATTGACCTGGCCACCCACATAGAATGGACCGAGTTCTACATGGCCGATGCTATAATCGTTTCGGGCAAAATGACAGGGGATGCTCCTGAGGTGGAAAAAGTAAAGGCTGCCAAGGAGCTCAGTTCCCGTCCGGTCCTTGTAGGAAGTGGTGCTACTTTAGAGAATATCACCGAATTCCTCAAATACGCCGATGGGGCCATCGTGGGCACATACTTCAAAGTCAAAGGTATAGCAGAAAACCCGATTGATTTAGACCGGGTCCAGCGTTTTATGGAGGCGGTAAGAAAAATCCGGGGTAGCCTCTAATGGAGGCGGAAAAGGAGATAGCGCGGCGGGCGCCTTTCCATAATTATAATGGAAGCCCAGGATAGGGCTATAGCTATTATGGA includes these proteins:
- a CDS encoding response regulator transcription factor; the protein is MEFKNRLILVVDDEKKLVDFIRMNLELEGFRVSEAYTGMEALEKVKKELPDLVVLDVMLPDLDGFEVLEYLREFSQVPVIMLTVRKDEEDKIRGLELGADDYVTKPFSPRELVSRIKAVLRRVSAMVPASEVVKVDDDLSIDFRNREVIVRGQKVKLRPTEYRLLYHLVNNAGWVMPHEMLLSKVWGREYRDDVNLLRLYINYLRQKIEPDPSNPRYILTEKGVGYKFIDFKRREYNA
- a CDS encoding winged helix-turn-helix domain-containing protein — protein: MLRKILEEIASGKAISLRELANHLGLEEKIVKAMLEDLELRGYLSSRSPECSFHCEGCTLRETCGVAGIDRIWFLTEKGRKTIKEEKHG
- a CDS encoding BtpA/SgcQ family protein — translated: MVEWKERLESLRLKTLKDLFGVEKPIIGMVHLWPLPGSPGYTGYGMDLIIEKALEDAHALVEGGVDGLIVENMWDLPYFVGSEIPPEEMTAHAVAARKVVEAVKVPVGINVVHNGGVVTLAIAVASGARFIRVCLLTGARVWDTGEFDRGCAARLLRKRKELGAEHIKIFADVDKKHSVPFPGIDLATHIEWTEFYMADAIIVSGKMTGDAPEVEKVKAAKELSSRPVLVGSGATLENITEFLKYADGAIVGTYFKVKGIAENPIDLDRVQRFMEAVRKIRGSL